The DNA window CGACAATGGAGGCAAGCACCAGCACACACTAAATTGTGCGCCGTTTTCGCCGGATGCGCGACTACAACGCGAGAAGAAGTATCTTGCCGCCGGTACCACCCTTTTCGGCGAAGGCCTGTGCTTCTGCTGCTTCATGCAGGGCGTAACGACGGACGATGGGGAGTTTGAATTTGCCGTCGCGGTAATCTTCCGCAAAGGCAAGGACACGCTGGGGGTCAGGGTGCGCCATGATGCGGGCGAGACGGACGCCGGAATGGAGCGACACATCTGGCGGCGGCGTGACCACAGTGCCGCAGACGCCGCCTTCGCGGATGTGGTTGAGCAGCGGTGTGGTGGCCTTTTCTCCTGTGGTGTCGGCGATGGCGTCTACCGTGCCCATGTTCTTGCGGGCGGCTTCGTCGTCCATGGCGAGGATGCCGTGTGTGCCGAGTTCCTTTGCTTCCTCCGCCTGCGAGGCGCGTACACCGGCAATGACGTGGGCGCCGAGCGTGAGGGCGCTGTGCACAGCCGCGCGTCCCACGCTGCCGAGCGCTCCTGTTACCAGCACGGATTGACCCTGCTGCAGGGCGCAGGCTTCGCGGACAAGCTGGTCGCC is part of the Terriglobus sp. RCC_193 genome and encodes:
- a CDS encoding NADP-dependent oxidoreductase, translating into MNAVRLYEYGPAKNLHYETDVPDPEIADDQVLIATAATSINPVDWKMRSGEAAARFPLTFPAILGRDVSGVVRAVGKDVQGVSIGDRVMAFSPDSGAYASLVAIKAVNLTHTPEGLDLMEAAALPLIVLTGDQLVREACALQQGQSVLVTGALGSVGRAAVHSALTLGAHVIAGVRASQAEEAKELGTHGILAMDDEAARKNMGTVDAIADTTGEKATTPLLNHIREGGVCGTVVTPPPDVSLHSGVRLARIMAHPDPQRVLAFAEDYRDGKFKLPIVRRYALHEAAEAQAFAEKGGTGGKILLLAL